A part of Aegilops tauschii subsp. strangulata cultivar AL8/78 chromosome 2, Aet v6.0, whole genome shotgun sequence genomic DNA contains:
- the LOC109772256 gene encoding protein FAR1-RELATED SEQUENCE 5-like: MAQPDEGNEALDRETTSLPTATPIRQFPTIEITGQPSMSSTPAASASESSLPTATPTMQLPRTETNGQPRMSNTPVNNQDIQDADNVPRVGKCFQSEEEAYQFYNSYAQTKGFSIRKCRLKFKADGTLSSRYFVCSKAGVKNANPTHVAKKEQAISRTNCMARVQFSINQEGIWTAQKVTLDHNHQLVSPDKRHMLRSQRQLLDADRHMIKQMRTSGIRQAEIYDFCELWYGKDAIPFLQMDCNNYLRSERSKYMETKDAQTLMEYLKNKQAEDPSFFYAMQLDDDDGTIMNIFWTDGQAIMDYSVFEDALSFDTTFSTMMPFRAPERIKGSKQKKIKRCARGSKERQKKKEKVQTIRQRSPCLCRP, from the exons ATGGCGCAGCCCGACGAGGGCAACGAGGCACTGGATCGGGAGACCACCTCTCTGCCCACGGCTACTCCAATCAGG CAATTTCCAACGATTGAGATAACTGGCCAGCCCTCGATGAGCAGCACACCggcggcctctgcatcagaatcCTCTCTGCCCACAGCTACTCCAACCATG CAATTGCCAAGAACTGAGACTAATGGCCAGCCGAGAATGAGCAACACACCAGTGAATAATCAAGACATACAAGATGCAGATAATGTTCCAAGAGTTGGGAAGTGCTTTCAGTCTGAAGAAGAGGCGTACCAATTTTACAATTCTTATGCTCAAACCAAGGGATTTAGCATTAGGAAGTGCCGCTTGAAGTTTAAGGCAGATGGGACTTTAAGTTCCAGATATTTTGTTTGTAGCAAGGCAGGTGTGAAAAATGCTAATCCAACACATGTGGCCAAGAAAGAACAAGCTATTTCGAGGACTAATTGTATGGCTCGAGTTCAATTCAGCATCAATCAAGAGGGAATTTGGACTGCTCAGAAAGTTACGCTCGACCACAATCACCAGCTTGTAAGTCCAGATAAGAGGCACATGCTTAGATCGCAGCGTCAACTCTTAGATGCCGATCGCCACATGATTAAGCAAATGAGGACATCGGGAATTAGACAAGCCGAAATTTATGATTTTTGCGAGCTTTGGTATGGTAAAGATGCTATACCCTTCTTGCAAATGGATTGCAACAATTATTTGCGAAGTGAGCGCTCAAAGTATATGGAAACCAAAGATGCACAAACATTAATGGAGTATCTAAAGAACAAGCAAGCTGAGGACCCTTCGTTTTTCTATGCCATGCAgttagatgatgatgatggtacAATAATGAACATCTTTTGGACTGATGGACAAGCTATCATGGACTATTCTGTCTTTGAAGATGCCCTTTCCTTTGACACCACATTTTCAACAATGATGCCATTTAGAGCTCCTGAACGAATAAAAGGTTCAAAGCAAAAAAAGATCAAAAGATGTGCTAGAGGGAGCAAAGAAAGGCAAAAAAAAAAG GAAAAGGTACAAACTATCCGGCAAAGGAGTCCGTGTTTGTGCCGTCCGTAG
- the LOC109772249 gene encoding purple acid phosphatase 22 isoform X2 yields MTPYQVSCYLKPRSAMSTEGPSSSWLRGDTRKKPTAFLLRALLFICVAFRVAAALIRVSYHVAAGSVLGVARVLFAAANERCLRGMDRAALGRGSFFVGAVANSWRVLMQGLASLMFLCARADEYVRQPPSPLVLTAHDKPAAHPQQVHISTVGRNKMRISWVTDDRNTPSVVEYGESRGNYTASATGDQATYKYFFYESGAIHHVTIGPLAPGTTYHYRCGKAGDELTLRTPPASLPLELVVIGDLGQTRWTASTLAHIGGADYDMLLLPGDLSYADTQQPLWDSFGRLVQPLASARPWMVTEGNHEAEALPVVGFAPFVAYNARWRMPHEESGSASNLYYSFDAAGGAAHVVMLGSYAEFEEGSAQRAWLERDLAGVDRRRTPWLLVLLHAPWYNTNQAHQGEGEAMRAAMEALLYEARVDVVFSGHVHAYERFTRIYDNEADGRGPMYITIGDGGNREGLALKFLEDHKSAHLSVFQEASFGHGRLRIVDETSAVWTWHRNDDEYATVRDEVWLESLASPKLSMAAAGRQDEEL; encoded by the exons ATGACACCCTACCAGGTCTCGTGCTACTTAAAGCCAAGGTCGGCGATGTCGACGGAGGGCCCGAGCTCCTCCTGGCTTCGCGGCGACACGCGTAAGAAGCCGACCGCCTTTCTGCTCCGCGCGCTGCTCTTTATCTGCGTGGCATTCCGCGTAGCGGCGGCGCTCATCCGCGTTTCATACCACGTCGCCGCCGGCAGCGTCCTCGGCGTGGCCAGGGTCCTCTTCGCGGCGGCGAACGAGCGGTGCCTGCGGGGCATGGACCGGGCGGCGCTCGGGCGCGGGAGCTTCTTCGTGGGGGCCGTGGCCAACTCGTGGAGGGTGCTCATGCAGGGGCTCGCGTCGCTCATGTTCCTCTGCGCGCGCGCCGATGAGTACGTCCGGCAGCCGCCGAGCCCGCTCGTGCTCACGGCCCACGACAAGCCGGCCGCTCATCCTCAGCAG GTGCACATTTCAACTGTGGGAAGGAACAAGATGAGGATTTCATGGGTCACTGACGACCGGAACACGCCGTCGGTGGTGGAGTACGGCGAATCTCGGGGCAACTACACCGCGTCAGCGACGGGCGACCAGGCGACGTACAAATACTTCTTCTACGAGTCCGGCGCGATCCACCACGTGACGATCGGCCCGCTGGCGCCCGGCACAACCTACCACTACCGGTGCGGCAAGGCCGGCGACGAGCTCACCCTCCGGACCCCTCCGGCGTCCCTCCCGCTCGAGCTCGTCGTCATCGGCGACCTCGGGCAGACCCGGTGGACGGCGTCGACGCTGGCGCACATCGGCGGCGCGGACTACGACATGCTGCTGCTCCCGGGCGACCTGTCGTACGCGGACACGCAGCAGCCGCTGTGGGACTCGTTCGGGCGGCTGGTGCAGCCGCTGGCGAGCGCGCGGCCGTGGATGGTGACGGAGGGCAACCACGAGGCGGAGGCGCTCCCCGTCGTCGGCTTCGCGCCCTTCGTCGCCTACAACGCGCGGTGGCGGATGCCGCACGAGGAGAGCGGCTCCGCCTCCAACCTCTACTACTCGTTCGACGCGGCCGGCGGCGCGGCGCACGTCGTGATGCTGGGCTCCTACGCCGAGTTCGAGGAGGGGTCGGCGCAGCGCGCGTGGCTGGAGCGGGACCTCGCCGGCGTGGACCGGCGGAGGACGCCGTGGCTGCTGGTGCTGCTGCACGCGCCGTGGTACAACACCAACCAGGCCCACCAGGGGGAGGGCGAGGCGATGCGCGCCGCCATGGAGGCGCTCCTCTACGAGGCCCGCGTCGACGTCGTCTTCTCCGGCCACGTCCACGCCTACGAGCGATTC ACGAGGATCTACGACAACGAGGCCGACGGCCGGGGCCCGATGTACATAACCATCGGCGACGGCGGCAACAGAGAAGGGCTTGCTCTCAA GTTCCTGGAGGATCACAAGTCGGCGCACCTGTCGGTGTTCCAGGAGGCGAGCTTTGGGCACGGCCGGCTGAGGATCGTGGACGAGACGAGCGCCGTCTGGACGTGGCACCGCAACGACGACGAATACGCCACCGTCCGCGACGAGGTCTGGTTGGAGAGCTTGGCTAGTCCAAAGCTATCCATGGCAGCCGCCGGTCGTCAGGACGAGGAGTTGTAG
- the LOC109772249 gene encoding purple acid phosphatase 22 isoform X3, with translation MSTEGPSSSWLRGDTRKKPTAFLLRALLFICVAFRVAAALIRVSYHVAAGSVLGVARVLFAAANERCLRGMDRAALGRGSFFVGAVANSWRVLMQGLASLMFLCARADEYVRQPPSPLVLTAHDKPAAHPQQVHISTVGRNKMRISWVTDDRNTPSVVEYGESRGNYTASATGDQATYKYFFYESGAIHHVTIGPLAPGTTYHYRCGKAGDELTLRTPPASLPLELVVIGDLGQTRWTASTLAHIGGADYDMLLLPGDLSYADTQQPLWDSFGRLVQPLASARPWMVTEGNHEAEALPVVGFAPFVAYNARWRMPHEESGSASNLYYSFDAAGGAAHVVMLGSYAEFEEGSAQRAWLERDLAGVDRRRTPWLLVLLHAPWYNTNQAHQGEGEAMRAAMEALLYEARVDVVFSGHVHAYERFTRIYDNEADGRGPMYITIGDGGNREGLALKFLEDHKSAHLSVFQEASFGHGRLRIVDETSAVWTWHRNDDEYATVRDEVWLESLASPKLSMAAAGRQDEEL, from the exons ATGTCGACGGAGGGCCCGAGCTCCTCCTGGCTTCGCGGCGACACGCGTAAGAAGCCGACCGCCTTTCTGCTCCGCGCGCTGCTCTTTATCTGCGTGGCATTCCGCGTAGCGGCGGCGCTCATCCGCGTTTCATACCACGTCGCCGCCGGCAGCGTCCTCGGCGTGGCCAGGGTCCTCTTCGCGGCGGCGAACGAGCGGTGCCTGCGGGGCATGGACCGGGCGGCGCTCGGGCGCGGGAGCTTCTTCGTGGGGGCCGTGGCCAACTCGTGGAGGGTGCTCATGCAGGGGCTCGCGTCGCTCATGTTCCTCTGCGCGCGCGCCGATGAGTACGTCCGGCAGCCGCCGAGCCCGCTCGTGCTCACGGCCCACGACAAGCCGGCCGCTCATCCTCAGCAG GTGCACATTTCAACTGTGGGAAGGAACAAGATGAGGATTTCATGGGTCACTGACGACCGGAACACGCCGTCGGTGGTGGAGTACGGCGAATCTCGGGGCAACTACACCGCGTCAGCGACGGGCGACCAGGCGACGTACAAATACTTCTTCTACGAGTCCGGCGCGATCCACCACGTGACGATCGGCCCGCTGGCGCCCGGCACAACCTACCACTACCGGTGCGGCAAGGCCGGCGACGAGCTCACCCTCCGGACCCCTCCGGCGTCCCTCCCGCTCGAGCTCGTCGTCATCGGCGACCTCGGGCAGACCCGGTGGACGGCGTCGACGCTGGCGCACATCGGCGGCGCGGACTACGACATGCTGCTGCTCCCGGGCGACCTGTCGTACGCGGACACGCAGCAGCCGCTGTGGGACTCGTTCGGGCGGCTGGTGCAGCCGCTGGCGAGCGCGCGGCCGTGGATGGTGACGGAGGGCAACCACGAGGCGGAGGCGCTCCCCGTCGTCGGCTTCGCGCCCTTCGTCGCCTACAACGCGCGGTGGCGGATGCCGCACGAGGAGAGCGGCTCCGCCTCCAACCTCTACTACTCGTTCGACGCGGCCGGCGGCGCGGCGCACGTCGTGATGCTGGGCTCCTACGCCGAGTTCGAGGAGGGGTCGGCGCAGCGCGCGTGGCTGGAGCGGGACCTCGCCGGCGTGGACCGGCGGAGGACGCCGTGGCTGCTGGTGCTGCTGCACGCGCCGTGGTACAACACCAACCAGGCCCACCAGGGGGAGGGCGAGGCGATGCGCGCCGCCATGGAGGCGCTCCTCTACGAGGCCCGCGTCGACGTCGTCTTCTCCGGCCACGTCCACGCCTACGAGCGATTC ACGAGGATCTACGACAACGAGGCCGACGGCCGGGGCCCGATGTACATAACCATCGGCGACGGCGGCAACAGAGAAGGGCTTGCTCTCAA GTTCCTGGAGGATCACAAGTCGGCGCACCTGTCGGTGTTCCAGGAGGCGAGCTTTGGGCACGGCCGGCTGAGGATCGTGGACGAGACGAGCGCCGTCTGGACGTGGCACCGCAACGACGACGAATACGCCACCGTCCGCGACGAGGTCTGGTTGGAGAGCTTGGCTAGTCCAAAGCTATCCATGGCAGCCGCCGGTCGTCAGGACGAGGAGTTGTAG
- the LOC109772249 gene encoding purple acid phosphatase 22 isoform X1 — protein MQKSRGTQKKKRKSAAMPAPTYLSPPSLPLRHTTTATASAHLLSGGRRNRGSRPRRMSGLVLLKAKVGDVDGGPELLLASRRHAVLGVARVLFAAANERCLRGMDRAALGRGSFFVGAVANSWRVLMQGLASLMFLCARADEYVRQPPSPLVLTAHDKPAAHPQQVHISTVGRNKMRISWVTDDRNTPSVVEYGESRGNYTASATGDQATYKYFFYESGAIHHVTIGPLAPGTTYHYRCGKAGDELTLRTPPASLPLELVVIGDLGQTRWTASTLAHIGGADYDMLLLPGDLSYADTQQPLWDSFGRLVQPLASARPWMVTEGNHEAEALPVVGFAPFVAYNARWRMPHEESGSASNLYYSFDAAGGAAHVVMLGSYAEFEEGSAQRAWLERDLAGVDRRRTPWLLVLLHAPWYNTNQAHQGEGEAMRAAMEALLYEARVDVVFSGHVHAYERFTRIYDNEADGRGPMYITIGDGGNREGLALKFLEDHKSAHLSVFQEASFGHGRLRIVDETSAVWTWHRNDDEYATVRDEVWLESLASPKLSMAAAGRQDEEL, from the exons ATGCAGAAATCAAGAGGaacacagaaaaagaaaagaaaatctgCAGCAATGCCAGCCCCAACCTACCtatctcctccctccctccccctccgccacaccaccaccgccaccgccaGCGCGCACCTCCTCTCCGGTGGCCGCCGCAACCGTGGCAGCCGCCCACGGCGCATGTCAG GTCTCGTGCTACTTAAAGCCAAGGTCGGCGATGTCGACGGAGGGCCCGAGCTCCTCCTGGCTTCGCGGCGACACGC CGTCCTCGGCGTGGCCAGGGTCCTCTTCGCGGCGGCGAACGAGCGGTGCCTGCGGGGCATGGACCGGGCGGCGCTCGGGCGCGGGAGCTTCTTCGTGGGGGCCGTGGCCAACTCGTGGAGGGTGCTCATGCAGGGGCTCGCGTCGCTCATGTTCCTCTGCGCGCGCGCCGATGAGTACGTCCGGCAGCCGCCGAGCCCGCTCGTGCTCACGGCCCACGACAAGCCGGCCGCTCATCCTCAGCAG GTGCACATTTCAACTGTGGGAAGGAACAAGATGAGGATTTCATGGGTCACTGACGACCGGAACACGCCGTCGGTGGTGGAGTACGGCGAATCTCGGGGCAACTACACCGCGTCAGCGACGGGCGACCAGGCGACGTACAAATACTTCTTCTACGAGTCCGGCGCGATCCACCACGTGACGATCGGCCCGCTGGCGCCCGGCACAACCTACCACTACCGGTGCGGCAAGGCCGGCGACGAGCTCACCCTCCGGACCCCTCCGGCGTCCCTCCCGCTCGAGCTCGTCGTCATCGGCGACCTCGGGCAGACCCGGTGGACGGCGTCGACGCTGGCGCACATCGGCGGCGCGGACTACGACATGCTGCTGCTCCCGGGCGACCTGTCGTACGCGGACACGCAGCAGCCGCTGTGGGACTCGTTCGGGCGGCTGGTGCAGCCGCTGGCGAGCGCGCGGCCGTGGATGGTGACGGAGGGCAACCACGAGGCGGAGGCGCTCCCCGTCGTCGGCTTCGCGCCCTTCGTCGCCTACAACGCGCGGTGGCGGATGCCGCACGAGGAGAGCGGCTCCGCCTCCAACCTCTACTACTCGTTCGACGCGGCCGGCGGCGCGGCGCACGTCGTGATGCTGGGCTCCTACGCCGAGTTCGAGGAGGGGTCGGCGCAGCGCGCGTGGCTGGAGCGGGACCTCGCCGGCGTGGACCGGCGGAGGACGCCGTGGCTGCTGGTGCTGCTGCACGCGCCGTGGTACAACACCAACCAGGCCCACCAGGGGGAGGGCGAGGCGATGCGCGCCGCCATGGAGGCGCTCCTCTACGAGGCCCGCGTCGACGTCGTCTTCTCCGGCCACGTCCACGCCTACGAGCGATTC ACGAGGATCTACGACAACGAGGCCGACGGCCGGGGCCCGATGTACATAACCATCGGCGACGGCGGCAACAGAGAAGGGCTTGCTCTCAA GTTCCTGGAGGATCACAAGTCGGCGCACCTGTCGGTGTTCCAGGAGGCGAGCTTTGGGCACGGCCGGCTGAGGATCGTGGACGAGACGAGCGCCGTCTGGACGTGGCACCGCAACGACGACGAATACGCCACCGTCCGCGACGAGGTCTGGTTGGAGAGCTTGGCTAGTCCAAAGCTATCCATGGCAGCCGCCGGTCGTCAGGACGAGGAGTTGTAG
- the LOC109772257 gene encoding auxin-responsive protein IAA33, giving the protein MMSGGGSGSGSGAGPSSSSFERHAKRRPPATPASDQQRKLLRLSTQHGQGEEDALAAGVVPPVTVVLDGRCICHRIQLSRHTGYRSLAGALRRMFVDDAAEGDDDDGLDLSNAVPGHVVAYEDMEDDLLLAGDLNWKDFCRVVKRIRIIPAKSTTRRIRQCGGAVN; this is encoded by the exons ATGAtgagcggcggcggcagcggcagcggcagcggcgcggGGCCGAGCAGCTCCAGCTTCGAGCGGCACGCGAAGCGGCGGCCCCCGGCGACGCCGGCGTCGGACCAGCAGCGGAAGCTGCTGCGGCTGTCGACGCAGCACGGGCAGGGGGAGGAGGACGCGCTGGCGGCGGGCGTGGTGCCGCCGGTCACGGTGGTCCTGGACGGGCGCTGCATCTGCCACCGCATCCAGCTCAGCCGCCACACCGGGTACCGCAGCCTCGCGGGCGCCCTCCGCCGCATGTTCGTGGACGACGCGGCCgagggcgacgacgacgacgggctGGACCTCTCCAATGCCGTCCCCGGGCACGTCGTGGCGTACGAGGACATGGAGgacgacctcctcctcgccggcgacctcAACTGGAA GGACTTCTGCCGTGTGGTGAAGAGGATCCGGATCATCCCGGCGAAGTCGACGACCCGGAGGATCAGGCAATGCGGGGGCGCGGTGAACTAG